One window of Manihot esculenta cultivar AM560-2 chromosome 17, M.esculenta_v8, whole genome shotgun sequence genomic DNA carries:
- the LOC110605033 gene encoding CRIB domain-containing protein RIC10 isoform X3 — protein sequence MATKIKGIYKSFKYITQIFVVKEREMEIGYPTDVKHVAHIGWDGSSGNAPSWMNEFKTTPDFATTTLSNARDPNSIAFPSWSSQDFDQSIGNQPIPNSLINISSSDHLSSITKKPKRKKKTKSSSPTSSSTTSRSPPAMNSKAA from the exons ATGGCTACTAAGATCAAAGGGATCTACAAGAGCTTCAAGTACATCACCCAAATCTTTG TGGTGAAGGAGAGAGAGATGGAAATTGGGTACCCAACAGATGTCAAGCACGTGGCACACATAGGTTGGGATGGTTCTTCTGGTAATGCACCCAGTTGG ATGAATGAATTCAAGACAACTCCTGATTTTGCAACAACAACGCTCAGTAATGCAAGAGATCCTAATTCTATTGCTTTCCCCTCATGGTCCTCTCAAG ATTTTGATCAATCTATTGGAAATCAACCCATACCCAATTCGCTCATTAACATTTCATCTTCAGATCATCTTTCAAGTATTACCAAGAAAcctaaaaggaaaaagaagacgAAAAGTTCCTCCCCCACATCCTCATCTACCACTTCAAGATCCCCACCAGCCATGAACTCCAAGGCTGCATGA
- the LOC110605033 gene encoding CRIB domain-containing protein RIC10 isoform X1 — protein sequence MHFIIFSDNLLQLFLYFCICSAVKLQWVLLDFPSLVKGAVASSTMATKIKGIYKSFKYITQIFAVVKEREMEIGYPTDVKHVAHIGWDGSSGNAPSWMNEFKTTPDFATTTLSNARDPNSIAFPSWSSQDFDQSIGNQPIPNSLINISSSDHLSSITKKPKRKKKTKSSSPTSSSTTSRSPPAMNSKAA from the exons ATGCATTTTATTATCTTCTCTGATAATCTGCTGCAGCTTTTCTTGTATTTTTGCATCTGTTCTGCTGTAAAATTGCAGTGGGTTCTTTTGGATTTTCCTTCTCTTGTTAAAGGCGCTGTTGCATCTTCCACCATGGCTACTAAGATCAAAGGGATCTACAAGAGCTTCAAGTACATCACCCAAATCTTTG CAGTGGTGAAGGAGAGAGAGATGGAAATTGGGTACCCAACAGATGTCAAGCACGTGGCACACATAGGTTGGGATGGTTCTTCTGGTAATGCACCCAGTTGG ATGAATGAATTCAAGACAACTCCTGATTTTGCAACAACAACGCTCAGTAATGCAAGAGATCCTAATTCTATTGCTTTCCCCTCATGGTCCTCTCAAG ATTTTGATCAATCTATTGGAAATCAACCCATACCCAATTCGCTCATTAACATTTCATCTTCAGATCATCTTTCAAGTATTACCAAGAAAcctaaaaggaaaaagaagacgAAAAGTTCCTCCCCCACATCCTCATCTACCACTTCAAGATCCCCACCAGCCATGAACTCCAAGGCTGCATGA
- the LOC110605033 gene encoding CRIB domain-containing protein RIC10 isoform X2, with amino-acid sequence MHFIIFSDNLLQLFLYFCICSAVKLQWVLLDFPSLVKGAVASSTMATKIKGIYKSFKYITQIFVVKEREMEIGYPTDVKHVAHIGWDGSSGNAPSWMNEFKTTPDFATTTLSNARDPNSIAFPSWSSQDFDQSIGNQPIPNSLINISSSDHLSSITKKPKRKKKTKSSSPTSSSTTSRSPPAMNSKAA; translated from the exons ATGCATTTTATTATCTTCTCTGATAATCTGCTGCAGCTTTTCTTGTATTTTTGCATCTGTTCTGCTGTAAAATTGCAGTGGGTTCTTTTGGATTTTCCTTCTCTTGTTAAAGGCGCTGTTGCATCTTCCACCATGGCTACTAAGATCAAAGGGATCTACAAGAGCTTCAAGTACATCACCCAAATCTTTG TGGTGAAGGAGAGAGAGATGGAAATTGGGTACCCAACAGATGTCAAGCACGTGGCACACATAGGTTGGGATGGTTCTTCTGGTAATGCACCCAGTTGG ATGAATGAATTCAAGACAACTCCTGATTTTGCAACAACAACGCTCAGTAATGCAAGAGATCCTAATTCTATTGCTTTCCCCTCATGGTCCTCTCAAG ATTTTGATCAATCTATTGGAAATCAACCCATACCCAATTCGCTCATTAACATTTCATCTTCAGATCATCTTTCAAGTATTACCAAGAAAcctaaaaggaaaaagaagacgAAAAGTTCCTCCCCCACATCCTCATCTACCACTTCAAGATCCCCACCAGCCATGAACTCCAAGGCTGCATGA
- the LOC110604626 gene encoding pectinesterase translates to METTVQPLLHSSSKTSHHKSLYLLLCFASIFFTFYVINNNLLFNPPFQNICVHAHDHQSCLAIVSEISSNTTTTTKLNHVHLLQLLLKKSTSQIQNIIQQANHYSHRINDPGNQGALVDCVNLMELSIDRLADSILALQSVTPNSHADAHTWLSSVLSNHVTCLDGLNLQGPFRFSIEPGLKDLIARARASLAILVEVSPEKDGLLWPLKGEFPSWVTSRDRKLLQALPGDVKANVIVAKDGSGNYKTVKEAVASAPNDGKTRYVIYVKKGTYKENVEVGKSKKNVMLVGDGMDSTIITGSLNVVDGSTTFNSATLAAVGDGFIAQDIWFQNTAGPAKHQAVALRVGADQSVINRCRIDAYQDTLYAHSNRQFYRESFITGTVDFIFGNAAVVFQKCKIVARKPMTGQKNMVTAQGRTDPNQNTGTSIQQCDVIASSDLEPVKKSIKAYLGRPWKEYSRTVVMQSIIGDHIDPSGWSPWDGDFALKTLYYGEYMNKGAGAGTSNRVKWPGYHLLNTAEAEKFTVAELIQGGVWLKSTGVAYTEGL, encoded by the exons ATGGAAACAACTGTTCAGCCTCTGCTACACTCATCATCAAAAACCTCTCACCACAAATCTCTTTATCTACTTCTCTGTTTTGCATCTATCTTCTTCACCTTCTATGTTATCAATAATAACTTATTATTTAATCCTCCATTTCAAAACATATGTGTCCATGCCCATGATCACCAGTCATGCCTAGCCATCGTCTCAGAAATATCCTCcaacaccaccaccaccaccaaactcaaccatgTCCATTTACTTCAACTCTTGCTAAAGAAATCCACATCTCAAATTCAAAATATCATCCAACAAGCCAACCATTACAGCCACCGGATCAATGATCCTGGTAATCAAGGTGCTCTAGTTGATTGTGTGAATCTGATGGAGCTATCTATAGATAGACTTGCAGACTCTATACTGGCTCTTCAAAGTGTTACACCCAATTCCCATGCAGATGCTCATACATGGCTCAGTAGTGTGCTTTCCAACCATGTTACGTGTCTAGATGGTCTAAACCTGCAGGGTCCATTCAGGTTCTCAATTGAGCCAGGGCTCAAGGACCTGATTGCAAGAGCAAGAGCCTCTCTAGCCATACTGGTGGAAGTTTCACCGGAGAAAGATGGCCTGCTTTGGCCATTGAAGGGAGAGTTTCCGTCATGGGTAACGAGTAGGGATCGAAAACTCTTGCAAGCTTTGCCTGGGGATGTGAAGGCCAATGTTATAGTGGCGAAAGATGGGAGTGGTAATTACAAGACTGTTAAAGAAGCTGTGGCTTCTGCTCCAAATGATGGAAAGACAAGATATGTTATTTATGTGAAGAAAGGGACATATAAAGAGAATGTCGAAGTGGGAAAGAGTAAAAAGAATGTGATGCTGGTTGGTGATGGCATGGATTCAACCATCATAACTGGTAGTTTGAATGTTGTTGATGGATCAACAACTTTCAACTCTGCAACCTTAG CTGCTGTTGGTGATGGATTCATAGCCCAAGACATCTGGTTCCAAAACACAGCAGGGCCGGCGAAACATCAAGCGGTGGCACTCCGGGTTGGTGCCGATCAGTCAGTCATAAACCGCTGCCGTATTGATGCTTACCAAGACACACTCTACGCTCACAGCAATCGTCAATTCTACAGAGAGAGCTTCATCACAGGCACAGTGGATTTTATATTCGGGAACGCAGCTGTTGTGTTCCAAAAGTGCAAAATCGTAGCTCGAAAGCCCATGACTGGGCAAAAAAACATGGTGACAGCCCAAGGCCGAACTGACCCAAACCAAAATACAGGCACTTCAATCCAACAATGTGACGTAATAGCAAGCTCAGATCTTGAGCCAGTTAAGAAGTCGATCAAAGCATACTTGGGCCGTCCATGGAAAGAGTATTCGAGAACTGTAGTGATGCAGTCAATCATCGGTGACCATATTGATCCTTCAGGGTGGTCGCCTTGGGATGGAGATTTTGCACTGAAGACATTGTATTATGGGGAATATATGAACAAGGGAGCAGGTGCTGGTACTAGTAACAGAGTCAAATGGCCAGGTTACCATCTCCTTAATACTGCTGAGGCCGAGAAATTCACGGTTGCAGAGCTGATCCAAGGAGGGGTATGGTTGAAATCTACTGGAGTTGCTTATACTGAAGGCCTGTGA
- the LOC110604627 gene encoding probable dolichyl-diphosphooligosaccharide--protein glycosyltransferase subunit 3B, whose product MKPNNCSPPRKMALSPNTTTCLLLLATLLSFFVSLTTSASDPEELVNELLSLQSQSKTGVIHLDDNSISRFLTSTKTPRPYSLLIFFDATHLHDKHELRLQYLHDEFSLVASSFILNNPDKSSASYAKLFFCDVEFKESESSFSLFGVDAVPNIRLVGPNVKNPKDSDEVEQGDVPGTAELMSDFVESSIKVSVGPIHRPPFLSTKQLGLLFVVFSIWTPFMVKKVLTGQTLLHDPKIWLGGALFVYFFSVSGSMHNIIRKIPMFLADPNDPSNLVFFYPGAAMQLGTEGFAIGFLYTIVGLLLAFMTHALVTVKNVAAQRLIMVGSLVVSFWAVNKVIYLDNWKTGYGVHAFWPSSWK is encoded by the coding sequence ATGAAACCAAACAATTGCTCTCCACCCAGAAAAATGGCGCTCTCTCCAAACACCACCACCTGTCTCCTCCTCTTAGCAACGCTCCTCTCCTTCTTTGTCTCTCTCACCACTTCTGCTTCTGACCCAGAAGAGCTCGTCAATGAACTCCTCTCCCTACAATCTCAATCCAAAACAGGCGTAATCCATCTAGATGACAATTCCATCTCTCGCTTCCTAACCTCCACCAAAACTCCACGCCCCTACTCCCTCCTCATCTTCTTCGACGCTACGCATCTCCATGACAAGCACGAACTCCGCCTCCAATACCTCCACGACGAGTTCTCTCTCGTTGCCTCCTCCTTCATCCTCAACAACCCTGATAAATCTTCCGCGTCCTACGCTAAACTTTTCTTCTGTGATGTCGAGTTTAAGGAGTCCGAATCTTCCTTCTCCCTCTTCGGCGTCGATGCCGTCCCTAACATCCGCCTCGTGGGCCCCAATGTGAAGAACCCAAAAGATTCTGATGAGGTGGAACAGGGGGATGTCCCTGGAACGGCTGAATTGATGTCAGATTTCGTCGAGTCCAGCATCAAAGTCTCTGTGGGGCCTATTCACCGTCCCCCATTTCTCTCAACGAAACAATTGGGTCTTTTATTCGTCGTTTTTTCAATCTGGACGCCGTTTATGGTTAAGAAGGTATTGACCGGCCAGACATTGCTTCACGATCCGAAAATATGGCTTGGTGGGGCGTTATTTGTGTACTTCTTCAGTGTTTCTGGCTCAATGCACAATATAATTCGTAAGATACCCATGTTTTTGGCAGACCCAAACGACCCCAGCAATCTGGTTTTCTTTTACCCGGGGGCCGCGATGCAGCTGGGAACAGAGGGGTTCGCCATTGGGTTCTTGTACACCATTGTGGGGCTACTGTTAGCGTTTATGACTCATGCGCTTGTGACTGTTAAGAATGTGGCTGCTCAGAGATTGATTATGGTCGGTTCACTGGTGGTTTCATTTTGGGCTGTGAATAAGGTTATCTACCTGGATAATTGGAAGACTGGGTATGGGGTTCATGCTTTCTGGCCTTCAAGTTGGAAATGA